CGAGCCCGAGGCCCCACAAGCCCAGCCACAACGACCCTTCTCGATCATGGAGCGCGACAGAAACCGACTGCCCGGGCAACCCCTGCGCCACCCCGTAACAGCGCCAGCCGGCGCCGTCCCGCACGAACAGTCCGTTGTCAGTCGGCACGATGAGCAGCCCGGCGCGATCCAGGGCCAGAGACCCGAAAAAGCCGGAAGCGGGGAGCTGTCCCGTCCGATTTTCGAACCGCTCCGCTCCGCGCGGCAGCTCAATCAGGAACTCCGCCCCGCGCACCCACAGCCCGCCGGCCCTGTCCACGGCGAAGTCGTCCCAGCGGCTGGCCGGAACCCCGCGGGCCTCGCCCCAGACCTCGAGCGACCCGCGGTCCAGGCGCCACAGCCTCTTGCCGGAGCTGAGCCACAGGGCGCCGTCCGGCTCCTCGTACAGAGCGTCAATCGCGGCCGCGCCCAGCGGCTCGGGCAGCTTCATCCGGCGGAACCGCCACTGCCCGTTCTCTTCCCGCCCCACGAACAGCCCTTCCGCCGTCGCCGCGTAGATGGCGCCGGTGCGCGCCGCCGCCAGCGTCCGCCGCCCGAAGATCACGACCGGCTGGTCGAAAACCGCGCTGCGGAACCGGCCGTTCTCTTTCCACGCCACTCCGTTGCGGGTGGCCACCCACAGCCGGCCGGCCGCGTCCTCCAGCAGGCTCTGCACCGTGGCGTTCGGCAGACCCTGCGATTCATCGAAGCGGATGAACCGCTCGCCGTCTCCGCGGTACAGGCCGCTCATCGTCCCCACCCAGAGATAGCCGTTGCGGTCCTCGAGGACGCAGTTGATGGCGCTGTTGCCCACGCCCTGGGTGAAGCCGAACTCCTCGTAGACCAGCTGCTGCGCGAAGCCGGCCAGAGCGGGGAGAAGCAATGCGGCGACGGTCCGCGCGACGCGGATCAGGCGGGAAGGGGCGGTCCGGGATTCCGGGGAGGCGCGGAGAAACATTTCGACTCTGGTCTCTGCGCGCACGACGGCGCTCGGGATCCGGCGCGACCGGCGTCGCCTCCGGAAGTCCTATCCATCTTATCGGCCCGCCGCGGCTCCTTCTCCAGCCGGAGCTCCGCTTCCATGCGGCGGGCGCAGTCCCTAAGATCGGAATTCAGGCCTTTTTCAGGCGTAGCTGGCCACGGCGCCGCGGTTGCGTTCGGCCCGTTCCTGCTCGGCTTTCTGCGTGTAACCGCTCTGCCGGAACGCATCCAGCGGATCCGCGGGCAAACCCTTCGATTTCCTCCACTCGGCGATCACCGGGCGCACGTCGGCGAAGAACGCCTCGCGGAGGCATTCCTCGGCGTCGACCAGGTTGCACTTCATCTGTTCGTCGCGCAGCCGGGCGTGGTCGACGATGGCCGCCTTGACGTACAGCTCCTGCGCGTTGTTCGCCGTCTGGATGGTCTCTTCAATCTTGTTTTTCAGGTTGTGCGACTGATCCACCATGTAAGCGATGTCGGCGCGCCGGCCGGTCTCCCACTCGAAGTAGCAGATCTCGTGGAAGATGCGGAACACCTGATAAGGATCAATGCAGCCGAGCGTCAGATCGTCGTCGGCGTAGCGGCGGTCGTTGAAGTGGAACCCGCCCAGCATGTCCTCGGCGAGCAGCCAGGCGACGATCTGCTCGATATTCTGCGCCTGGTAGTGGTGGCCGGTGTCCACCAGCACTTTCGCCCTCGGCCCGGCGTGCTTTGCGTAAATGTACGCCATGCCCCAGTCGGCGATGTCGGTGGCATAGAAGGCCGGCTCGAACGGCTTGTACTCGACCAGCATCCGCTGGTCCCCGCTGAGAGCCGCATGGACCGTCTTCAGCCCGTCGACAAACCACTGCCGCCGCGCGCGGATCGAACCCGAGCCCGGATACGAGATCCCGTCGGCGAACCACAGCGACAGATCGCGCGATCCCGTGGCCTTCTGGATCTCGATCGAGTCCAGAACATGCTGCAATGCCGTCCTGCGCACCTCCGGATCCGGGTTGCCGAACGAGCCGTGCTTGTAGCACTGGTCCTGGAACACGTTCGGATTGATGGCGCCGATGCGGACGCCCTCTTTGCGGGCGGTTTCCATCACCGCGGGCACGTCCTTCACGCCGCCGGGGAAATCCCACAACACATGCACGGCCACCGACGGGCAGCAGCCGGTGAAACGGTGGACGGCCGCGGCGTCGGCGATCTTCTCAGCTGTCGTCGTGGCCGCGCTCAGCTGGATGAATTTGCCGAAGCGCGTGCCCGTGTTGGCGAAGCCCCACGAGGGCAGTTCAATGGCGAAGGAATCGAGGGCGCGGATGGCGGCGTCGGTCTGGGCGGAATTCAGGGGCATTTCGACAAAGCTCCGGGCGCATTATATCGCAGGGGAAAAGGGCAGGGCTGTGTCAGCGGCCTGCTTGGCTGGCGCGGCTCACGCACTCCCGGCGCCTGTACCGGCGGCGCCGGGCAAGGCATCGACGCAGAGGAAACGCCCCCAGCCGTGGGCGAACTCGGCGCCGTCCGGCCCCGTGACGCTGGCCTCGGCCTCCACCAGCCTTCTCGAGCGCTGCACCACCCAGCCCTTCACGGCCAGGGCAAGCCCTGAGGGCGCGGGCTCGCGGAAGCGCACGCGCAACTCGGCCGTCATCGCCTTCAGTCCCGCCGCCAGCACGGCGTGCGCCATCGCTTCATCGAGCACCGTGCTGAGCAGCCCGCCATGCACCACGCCGGGCCAGCCCTCATGGGACGGGGCGGGCGTCCATTCCGCCAGCGCCTCGCCGTCGGGGCGGTGGCTGAACGCCAGCTTCAGCCCGATCTCATTGTCCCTGCCGCAGGCGAAGCAGCGCTTCGGCAGCGGCTCTACCGCGGGCCGTTCCGGTTGCAGGCTCATGTCCGTGCCGATGAGTGTCACTCACCGCGGCGCGCCGTGCGGAGCGCACTGCGGCTCCATCACCTTGTACGTGCGGTAGCCGCCGGAGAGCAGCTTTGCCTGGAAGCCGTGCTGCCGGAGCACGCGGCAGGCGTAATACGCGCGCTGGCCGACGGCGCAGGTGACCTGGATCTCGCGGTCCCGGGGCAGCTCCTCCAGCCGCGCGCGCAGCTGGCCGAGCGGAATGTTCACCGCCCCTGGAATTGCGCCCGCGTGGTGCTCGCCCGGTTCGCGCACGTCGAGAATCATCGCGCCGCCGGCGCCCAGCGTCCCCCACGGGGCGATCTCGATGTCGCCGCGCATCGAGTTGGCGGCGATCATGCCCGCCATGTTGACCGGATCTTTCGCCGAGCCGTACTGCGGCGCGTAGCAGAGCTCGGCCTCTTCGAGGTCGAACACCGTGGCGCCCTTCTGGATGGCCATGGCGATGACGTCGATCCGGCGGGCCACGTCCTCTTCGCCCACGGCCTGCGCTCCCAGCACGAGCCCGTCGGAGCGGCGGTACAGAAGCTTCATGTGGATCGGCTTGGCGCCGGGATAGTAGGCCGCATGATGGTTGGGGTGCAGATACACGGCCTCGTAGTCCGTCACGCCGGCGCGCCGCAGCGACTTTTCGCTCTCGCCGGTGATCGCCGCCGTCAGTCCGAACAGGCCCACGATGGCCGTGCCCTGCACGCCGCGGAAGCGGGCCTCGCGGCCGCAGATCGACGCCGCGGCCACGCGCGCCTGCCGCTGCGCCGGACCGGCCAGCGGGCACAGATGCCACTCGCCGGTGATCGCGTTCTTCACCTCGACGGCGTCGCCCACGGCCCAGATGTGCGGATCGGACGTCCGCATCTGCTCGTCCACGCGGATGCCGCCGCGGGCGCCGGTCTCGAGCCCCGCCTCGCGCGCCAGTTTCGTTTCCGGGCGCACGCCGATCGAGAGGATCACAAGGTCCGCCCCGAAACGCAGCCCGCTCTGCGTCTTCACCAGCAGCCCGCCGTGCGAGTCCTTTTCGAACCCGGCCACAGGATCGCCCAGCCGCACGTTGGCGATGTGCGCGCTCAGGCGCTGCCGGACGTACTCGGCCATTTCGGGGTCGAGCGGCGGCAAGACCTGGTCCGCGGCTTCGATGAGCGTCACCTCCAGCCCGCGGCGGGCGAGATTCTCGACCATCTCCAGGCCGATGAATCCGCCGCCGATGACCACGGCGCGCTTCGCCTGATGCCGGCTGATCCAATCCCGGATCTGTTCGCTGTCGGGCACGGTGCGGACGGTGAAGATGCCGGGCAGGCCGATGCCTTCCAGCGGCGGCGTGACCGGAGACGCTCCGGGAGAAAGCACCAACGCGTCGTAGGGCTCGCGGTATTCTTCGCCGCCGACCAGATCGCGGATGACGAGTTCGCGCTTCTCCCGGTCAATGCGGACGGCCTCGTGCTGCGTGCGCACCTCGATGCGGAAACGCTGGCGGAACAGCTCCGGCGAGGCCTGCAGGAGCTTCCCTTCCTCGCGGATCACGTCTCCGACGTAGTACGGCAGGCCGCAGTTGGCAAACGACACGTACGGTCCGCGCTCGAGCACGATGATCGCGGCCTGCTCGTCCAGCCGCCGCAGCCGCGCGGCGCAGGTGGCGCCGCCGGCCACACCGCCCACGATCAGAATCTTCTTGGCCATGTTCCTCTCTGGATTGTCGCAGTCTCAGGCAGGACGCCGCGGCCCGAAGGTGGTTCCGGCCCTTGGCCGGCGTGGAATGCCGGACCGCGGCTCTTTTTTAAAGATGCTGCCTCCCCGCGCGGGGTGACGGGGCAGGACGGGAGCCGCCTCTCCGAGTCTATTTGTGCGAGGCGGCCTCGAGGCGGGCGCGGGCGCGGGCGGCGGCGTTGAGAGCGCGGGCGATGTCGACGCCGGGCGCCGGATTCAGGATGCGCTCTTCGGCGCGCTTCAGCGCCGCCTGGGCGCGCGCCAGGTCGATTTCATCGGCGCTTTCGGCGCGGTTGGCGAGGACGCGGATGCGGTCCGGCCCTGCTTCGACGTAGCCGCCGATGACCGACATCCACTTCTTCTGCCCGTTATCGAGCTCGTAGACGAGCACGCCCGTGCCGAGTTCGGCCAGCAGCGGAGCGTGCTCGGGGAGGATGCCGAGATAGCCGTTGGCCGCCGGCACCTGGGCCTGGCGGACGTTCTCCCGGAGCAGCATCCGCTCCGGGGTCGCCACTTCCAGCCGCAGCAGTCCAGCCATGGCTCAGCTCGCTTTCTTCAGCTGCTCGGCGCGCTCGAGCACGTCCTCGATGGTGCCCTGCATGTAGAAGGCCTGCTCGGGGATGTCGTCGTGCTTGCCGTCGCAGATCTCTTTGAAGCCGCGGATCGTGTCGGCGAGCTTCACGTACTTGCCCTTGAAGCCGGTGAACTGCTCGGCGACATGGAAGGGCTGCGACAGGAAGCGCTGGATCTTGCGGGCGCGCGAGACGGTCAGCTTGTCCTCTTCGCTCAGCTCGTCCATGCCGAGGATGGCGATGATGTCCTGCAGGTCCTTGTAGCGCTGCAGGATCTGCTTGACGCGCTGGGCGGTCGTGTAGTGCTCCTCGCCGACGATCAGCGGGTCGAGGATGCGCGACGTGGAGGCCAGCGGATCGACGGCCGGGTAGATGCCGATGGCGGCGATTTCGCGCGACAGCTGCGTGGTGGCGTCGAGGTGCGCGAACGTGGTGGCCGGGGCGGGGTCGGTGTAGTCGTCGGCAGGCACGTAGATGGCCTGCACGGACGTGATCGAGCCGCGCTTGGTGGAGGTGATGCGCTCCTGCAGCTCGCCCATTTCGGTGGCGAGGTTGGGCTGGTAGCCCACGGCCGAGGGCATGCGGCCGAGCAGCGCCGACACTTCCGAACCAGCCTGGGTGAAGCGGAAGATGTTGTCGATGAAGAGCAGCACGTCCT
This DNA window, taken from Bryobacteraceae bacterium, encodes the following:
- a CDS encoding L-rhamnose isomerase, with amino-acid sequence MPLNSAQTDAAIRALDSFAIELPSWGFANTGTRFGKFIQLSAATTTAEKIADAAAVHRFTGCCPSVAVHVLWDFPGGVKDVPAVMETARKEGVRIGAINPNVFQDQCYKHGSFGNPDPEVRRTALQHVLDSIEIQKATGSRDLSLWFADGISYPGSGSIRARRQWFVDGLKTVHAALSGDQRMLVEYKPFEPAFYATDIADWGMAYIYAKHAGPRAKVLVDTGHHYQAQNIEQIVAWLLAEDMLGGFHFNDRRYADDDLTLGCIDPYQVFRIFHEICYFEWETGRRADIAYMVDQSHNLKNKIEETIQTANNAQELYVKAAIVDHARLRDEQMKCNLVDAEECLREAFFADVRPVIAEWRKSKGLPADPLDAFRQSGYTQKAEQERAERNRGAVASYA
- a CDS encoding phenylacetic acid degradation protein, with the protein product MTLIGTDMSLQPERPAVEPLPKRCFACGRDNEIGLKLAFSHRPDGEALAEWTPAPSHEGWPGVVHGGLLSTVLDEAMAHAVLAAGLKAMTAELRVRFREPAPSGLALAVKGWVVQRSRRLVEAEASVTGPDGAEFAHGWGRFLCVDALPGAAGTGAGSA
- a CDS encoding NADH dehydrogenase: MAKKILIVGGVAGGATCAARLRRLDEQAAIIVLERGPYVSFANCGLPYYVGDVIREEGKLLQASPELFRQRFRIEVRTQHEAVRIDREKRELVIRDLVGGEEYREPYDALVLSPGASPVTPPLEGIGLPGIFTVRTVPDSEQIRDWISRHQAKRAVVIGGGFIGLEMVENLARRGLEVTLIEAADQVLPPLDPEMAEYVRQRLSAHIANVRLGDPVAGFEKDSHGGLLVKTQSGLRFGADLVILSIGVRPETKLAREAGLETGARGGIRVDEQMRTSDPHIWAVGDAVEVKNAITGEWHLCPLAGPAQRQARVAAASICGREARFRGVQGTAIVGLFGLTAAITGESEKSLRRAGVTDYEAVYLHPNHHAAYYPGAKPIHMKLLYRRSDGLVLGAQAVGEEDVARRIDVIAMAIQKGATVFDLEEAELCYAPQYGSAKDPVNMAGMIAANSMRGDIEIAPWGTLGAGGAMILDVREPGEHHAGAIPGAVNIPLGQLRARLEELPRDREIQVTCAVGQRAYYACRVLRQHGFQAKLLSGGYRTYKVMEPQCAPHGAPR
- the atpC gene encoding ATP synthase epsilon chain, with protein sequence MAGLLRLEVATPERMLLRENVRQAQVPAANGYLGILPEHAPLLAELGTGVLVYELDNGQKKWMSVIGGYVEAGPDRIRVLANRAESADEIDLARAQAALKRAEERILNPAPGVDIARALNAAARARARLEAASHK